Proteins encoded in a region of the Pseudomonas putida genome:
- a CDS encoding UTRA domain-containing protein has translation MQPMPPRAVTAICHALQEQIEHGLLAPGGKLPAERRLSEVFDTTRITLREALAQLEAQGLIYREERRGWFVAPERLTYDLIERSHFHAMVREQGRVASTELLSARLQPASAAICARLQLPALSSVVLICRLRRIDGRAVLYAEHYLNPRYFPEILEQDLAQSLTEIYGRVYGIEYGQVCFEILPTALPVEAAGALKVSVGSPGLHITRVNSDQHGHLIDCDLEYWRHDAIRIRALAG, from the coding sequence ATGCAGCCGATGCCACCGCGAGCGGTAACAGCCATCTGCCATGCCCTGCAGGAGCAGATCGAGCACGGCCTGTTGGCGCCGGGCGGCAAGCTGCCGGCCGAGCGCCGGCTCAGCGAGGTGTTCGACACCACGCGTATCACCCTGCGCGAGGCGCTAGCCCAGCTGGAGGCCCAGGGCTTGATCTACCGCGAAGAGCGCCGCGGCTGGTTTGTCGCGCCCGAGCGGTTGACCTACGACCTGATCGAGCGCAGTCACTTCCATGCCATGGTGCGCGAGCAGGGTCGGGTGGCCAGTACCGAACTGCTGTCGGCGCGGCTGCAGCCGGCTTCGGCGGCCATCTGCGCGCGCTTGCAGTTGCCGGCGTTGTCCAGCGTGGTGCTTATCTGCCGCTTGCGGCGGATTGACGGGCGGGCGGTGCTGTATGCCGAGCACTACCTCAACCCCCGGTATTTCCCGGAGATTCTCGAACAGGATCTGGCGCAGTCGCTGACGGAGATTTATGGGCGAGTGTATGGCATCGAGTATGGGCAGGTGTGCTTTGAAATTTTGCCGACGGCGTTGCCGGTGGAGGCGGCGGGGGCGTTGAAGGTGTCGGTGGGTAGCCCGGGGTTGCACATCACTCGGGTCAACAGCGACCAGCATGGGCACCTGATCGACTGTGACCTGGAGTACTGGCGGCATGATGCCATCCGCATCCGCGCCCTGGCTGGCTAG
- a CDS encoding mechanosensitive ion channel family protein: protein MPALLRYLFLLLVLFITPVQAAGLPGLLGGSAPAQPEATEPLGKSLDEVIKNLENDQQRAKLLADLKKLRDATKQSQPSVEQGVLGLIGGALHDFEKQFSGDASPFHRWAAEIEQAQAELSELMVPVHQWPAILFGFAAVIAVWSVLAYAFNWVGHRVRLRFGLSEELPQHPRTWDLVRFALRKLGPWLVALVFTVYLSFVLPPSLGKSLAMVLAYALVVGTCFSAICVIAFSLLDGPHRHRALHILRHKAFRPLWLIGSFAAFGEAMSDPRMLVALGTHLAHALATLANVVAALCTGLFILRFRRPIAHLIRNQPLSRRLTRRTLSDTIEILGSFWFIPALILVAISLFATFVSAGDTSTALRQSLMCTVLVVVCMVLNGLVRRHAANPKRANKRQAVYTERLRNFGYLLVHLFIWLVFIELGLRVWGVSMISFAEGDGHDISLRLLGLAGTLIVAWLVWILADTAVHHALVRSRRGLANARAQTMMPLIRNVMFVIIFIIAVIVALANMGMNVTPLLAGAGVIGLAIGFGAQSLVADLITGLFIIIEDSLAIDDYVDVGGHLGTVEGLTIRTVRLRDIDGIVHTIPFSEIKSIKNYSREFGYAIFRVAIPHSMNIDQAITLIREVGQKLRNDPLMRRNIWSPLELQGVESFESGSAILRARFKTAPIKQWEVSRAFNLALKRQLDEAGLDLATPRLSVQVVTAGGGTVADSGSSS from the coding sequence GTGCCTGCCCTCCTGCGTTACCTGTTCCTGCTGCTAGTGCTGTTCATCACCCCGGTACAGGCGGCGGGCCTGCCCGGCCTGCTGGGCGGCAGTGCGCCCGCGCAACCGGAGGCCACCGAGCCGCTGGGCAAGTCGCTGGACGAGGTGATCAAAAACCTTGAAAACGATCAGCAACGGGCCAAGCTGCTGGCCGACCTGAAAAAGCTGCGCGACGCCACGAAGCAATCGCAACCCAGCGTCGAGCAAGGCGTGCTCGGCCTGATCGGCGGCGCCCTGCATGACTTTGAGAAACAGTTCAGCGGCGATGCCAGCCCGTTCCACCGCTGGGCCGCGGAAATCGAACAAGCCCAGGCCGAGCTGAGCGAGCTGATGGTGCCGGTGCACCAGTGGCCTGCGATCCTGTTCGGCTTTGCTGCAGTGATTGCCGTGTGGAGCGTGCTGGCCTACGCCTTCAACTGGGTCGGTCACCGGGTACGCCTGCGCTTTGGCCTGAGTGAAGAACTGCCACAGCACCCGCGCACCTGGGACCTGGTGCGCTTCGCCCTGCGCAAGCTCGGCCCCTGGCTGGTGGCGCTGGTGTTCACCGTGTACCTGAGCTTCGTGCTGCCACCGTCGCTGGGCAAATCGCTGGCGATGGTGTTGGCCTACGCGCTGGTGGTCGGTACCTGCTTCTCGGCCATCTGTGTCATCGCCTTCTCGCTGCTGGACGGCCCACACCGCCACCGCGCCCTGCACATCCTGCGGCACAAGGCGTTCCGCCCACTGTGGCTGATCGGCAGTTTCGCCGCCTTTGGCGAGGCAATGAGCGACCCACGCATGCTGGTGGCCCTCGGTACCCACCTGGCCCACGCCCTGGCCACCCTGGCCAACGTGGTTGCAGCACTGTGCACCGGGCTGTTCATCCTGCGCTTTCGCCGCCCGATCGCCCACCTGATCCGCAACCAGCCATTGTCGCGGCGCCTGACCCGCCGCACCCTCAGCGACACCATCGAGATCCTCGGCAGCTTCTGGTTCATCCCAGCGCTGATCCTGGTGGCCATTTCGCTGTTCGCCACCTTCGTCTCCGCCGGTGACACCAGCACCGCCCTGCGCCAGTCGCTGATGTGCACGGTGCTGGTGGTGGTGTGCATGGTGCTCAACGGCCTGGTTCGCCGCCACGCCGCCAACCCCAAACGCGCCAACAAACGCCAGGCGGTGTACACAGAGCGCCTGCGCAACTTCGGCTATTTGCTGGTGCACCTGTTCATCTGGCTGGTGTTCATCGAACTGGGCCTGCGCGTGTGGGGCGTGTCGATGATCAGCTTCGCCGAAGGCGACGGCCACGACATCAGCCTGCGCCTGCTGGGCCTGGCGGGCACGCTGATCGTCGCCTGGCTGGTGTGGATCCTGGCCGACACCGCCGTACACCATGCCCTGGTGCGCTCGCGCCGGGGGCTGGCCAATGCCCGCGCGCAAACCATGATGCCGCTGATCCGCAACGTGATGTTCGTGATCATCTTCATCATTGCGGTGATCGTCGCCCTGGCCAACATGGGCATGAACGTCACACCGCTGCTGGCCGGTGCCGGTGTCATCGGCCTGGCCATCGGTTTTGGTGCGCAGTCGCTGGTGGCCGACCTGATCACCGGTCTGTTCATCATCATCGAAGACTCGCTGGCCATCGACGACTACGTGGATGTCGGCGGGCACCTGGGCACGGTGGAGGGGCTGACCATTCGTACCGTGCGCCTGCGCGATATCGACGGCATCGTGCATACCATCCCGTTCAGCGAAATCAAGAGCATCAAGAACTACTCGCGGGAGTTCGGCTACGCGATCTTCCGCGTGGCCATCCCGCACAGCATGAACATCGACCAGGCGATCACGCTGATTCGGGAAGTGGGGCAAAAACTGCGCAATGACCCGCTGATGCGCCGCAACATCTGGTCGCCGCTGGAGCTGCAGGGGGTGGAGAGCTTCGAGTCGGGTTCGGCAATCTTGCGGGCACGCTTCAAGACCGCACCGATCAAGCAATGGGAAGTGTCGCGGGCGTTCAACCTGGCGCTCAAGCGGCAGCTGGATGAGGCGGGGCTGGATCTGGCGACGCCGCGGCTGTCGGTGCAGGTGGTGACGGCCGGTGGAGGAACAGTCGCAGACTCCGGTTCCTCCAGTTAG
- a CDS encoding M18 family aminopeptidase: MRDALNTGLIDFLKASPTPFHATASLAQRLEAAGYQRLDERDSWATVPGGRYYVTRNDSSIIAIKLGKQAPLLNGIRMVGAHTDSPCLRVKPQPELQRQGFLQLGVEVYGGALLAPWFDRDLSLAGRVTYRRDGKVESQLIDFKLPIAIIPNLAIHLNRTANEGWAINPQNELPPILAQVAGDERIDFRALLTEQLAREHELIADVVLDYELSFYDTQDAALIGLHGDFIAGARLDNLLSCYAGLQALLAADSDETCVLVCNDHEEVGSCSACGADGPMLEQTLQRLLPDGDSYVRTVQRSLMVSADNAHGVHPNYADKHDGNHGPKLNAGPVIKVNNNQRYATNSETAGFFRHLCMAEEVPVQSFVVRSDMGCGSTIGPITASHLGVRTVDIGLPTFAMHSIRELCGSHDLAHLVKVLTAFYRSRELP; encoded by the coding sequence CTACCAGCGCCTGGACGAACGCGACAGCTGGGCCACCGTGCCTGGCGGCCGTTATTACGTCACCCGTAACGACTCTTCGATCATCGCCATCAAGTTGGGCAAGCAGGCCCCACTGTTGAACGGCATCCGCATGGTCGGCGCCCACACCGACAGCCCGTGCCTGCGGGTCAAGCCACAGCCCGAACTGCAGCGCCAGGGCTTCCTGCAACTGGGCGTGGAAGTGTATGGCGGTGCCTTGCTGGCGCCGTGGTTCGACCGCGACCTGTCGCTGGCCGGACGCGTCACCTACCGCCGTGACGGCAAAGTCGAAAGCCAGCTGATCGACTTCAAGCTGCCGATCGCGATCATCCCCAACCTGGCCATTCACCTGAACCGCACCGCCAATGAAGGCTGGGCGATCAACCCACAGAACGAGCTGCCGCCCATCCTGGCCCAGGTCGCCGGTGACGAACGTATCGACTTCCGCGCCCTGCTCACCGAGCAACTGGCCCGCGAGCACGAGCTGATCGCCGACGTGGTCCTGGACTACGAGCTGAGCTTCTACGACACCCAGGACGCCGCGTTGATTGGCCTGCACGGCGACTTCATCGCTGGCGCCCGCCTGGACAACCTGCTGTCGTGCTATGCCGGCCTGCAGGCCCTCTTGGCCGCTGACAGCGACGAAACCTGCGTGCTGGTGTGCAACGACCACGAAGAAGTCGGCAGTTGCTCGGCCTGCGGTGCCGACGGCCCGATGCTGGAGCAGACCCTGCAGCGCCTGCTGCCCGATGGCGACTCCTACGTGCGCACCGTCCAGCGCTCGCTGATGGTGTCGGCCGACAATGCCCATGGTGTGCACCCCAACTACGCCGACAAGCACGACGGTAACCACGGGCCCAAGCTCAATGCCGGCCCAGTGATCAAGGTGAACAACAACCAGCGTTACGCCACCAACAGCGAAACCGCCGGCTTCTTCCGCCACCTGTGCATGGCCGAGGAAGTACCGGTGCAAAGCTTCGTGGTGCGCAGCGACATGGGCTGCGGCTCGACCATCGGGCCGATTACCGCCAGCCACCTGGGCGTGCGCACGGTGGATATCGGTTTGCCTACCTTTGCCATGCATTCCATTCGCGAGCTGTGTGGCAGCCACGACCTGGCGCACCTGGTGAAGGTACTGACCGCCTTCTACCGTAGCCGCGAATTGCCTTGA
- a CDS encoding ABC transporter substrate-binding protein: MKKLFMASLLGSAIAFCTSAMAADLKALEDAARKEGTVNSVGMPDAWANWKGTWEDLASKYGLKHSDTDMSSAQEIAKFEAEKDNASADIGDVGAAFGPIAVTKGVSQPYKPSTWDQVPEWAKDKDGHWALAYTGTIAFIINKDLVKEGERPTSWHDLEKGKYKVAIGDVGTAAQAANGVLAAAIAYKGDESNVAPGLQLFTKLAQQKRLSLANPTIQTLEKGEVEVGVVWDFNGLSYREQIDPKRFEVLIPSDGSVISGYTTVINKYAKHPNAAKLTREYIFSDAGQINLAKGHARPIRAEHLKLPADVQAKLLPNEQYGAAQPIKNAEAWEATSKKLPQMWQEQVIIEME, encoded by the coding sequence ATGAAAAAGTTGTTCATGGCGTCACTGCTCGGCTCTGCCATCGCGTTCTGCACCTCGGCCATGGCCGCGGACCTCAAGGCCCTGGAAGATGCCGCCCGCAAGGAAGGCACGGTCAACAGCGTGGGCATGCCCGATGCCTGGGCCAACTGGAAAGGCACCTGGGAAGACCTGGCCAGCAAGTACGGCCTCAAGCACAGCGACACCGACATGAGTTCGGCGCAGGAGATCGCCAAGTTCGAAGCCGAGAAGGACAACGCCAGCGCCGACATCGGCGACGTGGGTGCCGCCTTCGGCCCGATCGCAGTGACCAAGGGCGTCAGCCAGCCCTACAAGCCAAGCACCTGGGACCAGGTGCCGGAGTGGGCCAAGGACAAGGACGGCCACTGGGCACTGGCCTATACCGGCACCATCGCCTTCATCATCAACAAAGACCTGGTCAAGGAAGGCGAACGCCCGACGTCCTGGCATGACCTGGAAAAAGGCAAGTACAAGGTCGCCATCGGCGACGTCGGCACCGCCGCCCAGGCCGCCAACGGCGTGCTGGCCGCGGCCATTGCCTACAAAGGCGACGAGAGCAACGTGGCGCCGGGCCTGCAGCTGTTCACCAAGCTGGCCCAGCAGAAGCGCCTGTCGCTGGCCAACCCGACTATCCAGACGTTGGAAAAGGGCGAAGTGGAAGTTGGCGTGGTGTGGGACTTCAACGGCCTGAGCTACCGTGAACAGATCGACCCCAAACGTTTTGAGGTGCTGATCCCGTCGGACGGTTCGGTGATTTCCGGCTATACCACGGTCATCAACAAGTACGCCAAGCACCCCAATGCGGCCAAGCTGACCCGCGAGTACATCTTCAGCGACGCCGGGCAGATCAACCTGGCCAAGGGGCATGCGCGGCCGATCCGTGCCGAGCACCTGAAGCTGCCAGCGGATGTGCAAGCCAAGTTGCTGCCTAACGAGCAGTACGGTGCTGCCCAGCCGATCAAGAACGCCGAAGCCTGGGAAGCCACCTCGAAGAAACTGCCGCAGATGTGGCAGGAGCAAGTGATCATCGAAATGGAGTAA